The Sporomusa termitida genome has a window encoding:
- a CDS encoding MFS transporter → MEPKSSQFRWALAALMFLISFLSYMDRVNLSVAAPAIMQEFGFSKIDMGLLQTAFFLGYALMQIPGGIMAELFGYRKTITFAASFWSVFTALTAICSNFTMFAAMRALFGIGEGPLAPSFGRFIYRWFNPGERGRGSALFLSGMFIGPVFGPAVTVALMLAFGWRSVFILFGAAGLVLALAWYWFATESPRDNKYVSTAEADHIEAGRPPNTAKELAPWRDFMYSSQFWAVGIQFFITDYIMYVFLAWLPMYLMEARNFTLTSMGIAASFPWAALCLVTLATGFISDRLIGAGLSNHKVRTLFGITGLTICCAALYLGAVTADPWWNVFWLTLSLGSLGFTFNAGWAACIDIGGKFSGSVTGWMNFWGNIGGVTAPTLTAWLATTYGWQMAITFTAALAVIGIVAWLAVKPDRPLVPAGHGGGAGQRDLLIRPKTTIPNR, encoded by the coding sequence ATGGAGCCAAAGTCTTCCCAGTTCCGCTGGGCCTTAGCAGCCCTGATGTTCCTGATCAGTTTTCTCTCCTACATGGACCGCGTCAATCTGTCGGTCGCCGCCCCGGCCATCATGCAGGAATTCGGCTTTAGCAAAATTGACATGGGCTTACTGCAAACCGCTTTTTTTCTGGGCTATGCCCTGATGCAAATCCCGGGCGGCATTATGGCCGAGCTGTTCGGCTACCGCAAAACCATCACCTTTGCCGCCTCTTTCTGGTCGGTCTTCACCGCCTTAACCGCCATCTGCAGCAACTTTACCATGTTTGCCGCCATGCGGGCCTTGTTTGGTATTGGCGAGGGTCCGCTGGCCCCGTCCTTCGGCCGCTTTATCTACCGCTGGTTTAACCCTGGCGAGCGCGGCCGGGGCTCAGCTCTGTTTCTGAGTGGTATGTTTATCGGCCCCGTTTTTGGTCCGGCCGTTACTGTGGCCCTGATGCTGGCCTTCGGCTGGCGTTCGGTATTTATCCTTTTCGGCGCCGCCGGCCTTGTCCTGGCCTTGGCCTGGTACTGGTTTGCCACCGAATCGCCCCGTGACAATAAATATGTGTCAACCGCGGAAGCGGACCATATCGAAGCCGGCCGGCCGCCAAATACTGCCAAGGAACTGGCTCCCTGGCGTGATTTTATGTACTCCTCCCAGTTTTGGGCCGTCGGGATTCAGTTCTTTATCACCGACTATATCATGTATGTCTTCCTCGCCTGGCTGCCGATGTATCTCATGGAAGCCCGCAATTTCACCCTGACCAGTATGGGCATTGCCGCTTCCTTCCCCTGGGCGGCCCTGTGCCTGGTGACCCTGGCTACCGGCTTTATCAGTGACAGGCTGATTGGTGCCGGCCTGTCCAATCACAAAGTCCGGACCCTGTTCGGCATAACCGGCCTGACCATTTGCTGTGCCGCCCTTTACCTCGGCGCCGTCACGGCCGATCCCTGGTGGAACGTCTTCTGGCTGACACTGTCCCTGGGTTCACTTGGCTTTACCTTCAACGCCGGCTGGGCTGCCTGTATCGACATTGGCGGCAAATTCTCCGGTTCTGTCACCGGCTGGATGAATTTCTGGGGCAATATCGGCGGGGTAACCGCCCCGACCCTGACCGCCTGGCTAGCTACCACCTATGGCTGGCAGATGGCCATTACCTTCACCGCCGCCCTGGCCGTGATCGGCATCGTCGCCTGGCTGGCCGTTAAGCCCGACAGACCGCTCGTCCCTGCCGGCCACGGCGGCGGTGCCGGGCAAAGAGATTTGTTAATCCGACCAAAAACGACTATCCCGAATAGATAG
- a CDS encoding GNAT family N-acetyltransferase: MKDYTIGEITPEEAGSALTLINATFDRFVGPGYSEQGIQAFKDFITRERRQQGFTDYAFMLVARQERQIIGVIEIWHYRHITLLFTAAEWHNRGVAKRLLQAAISICRRENPALNEISVRSSPFAVPVYQKLGFIASGHEQTVDGMRFTEMTKPIP, translated from the coding sequence ATGAAAGACTATACAATCGGCGAGATTACCCCTGAGGAAGCCGGCAGCGCCCTCACCTTAATCAATGCAACCTTTGACCGCTTTGTTGGCCCTGGCTATTCCGAACAGGGGATACAGGCCTTTAAGGATTTTATCACCCGGGAACGCAGGCAGCAAGGCTTTACCGATTATGCCTTTATGCTGGTTGCCCGGCAGGAGCGACAAATCATTGGCGTCATAGAAATTTGGCATTACCGTCATATTACGCTGCTATTCACAGCGGCAGAATGGCATAACCGGGGCGTTGCGAAACGACTGCTCCAGGCAGCGATCAGCATATGCCGCCGGGAAAACCCGGCCCTCAATGAAATCAGCGTCCGCTCTTCCCCTTTTGCCGTTCCCGTCTATCAAAAGCTGGGCTTCATTGCCAGCGGTCATGAACAAACGGTTGACGGTATGCGCTTTACCGAAATGACAAAACCCATACCCTAG
- a CDS encoding zinc-ribbon domain-containing protein, which yields MITCLYCGYECPDTAQLCPNCGKPLVRVPMDKRPAAANSKETGHGDQAGESRNNHSRPDRLSWQPAAFYYWLLLCIRSLPAKARRQQHTKRQQRVSSRRSVLRTAYPLSAFRNGFPPTAG from the coding sequence ATGATTACATGCCTGTATTGTGGATATGAATGCCCGGACACAGCCCAGCTCTGCCCAAACTGTGGCAAGCCGCTTGTCCGGGTCCCAATGGACAAACGGCCGGCAGCTGCCAACAGTAAAGAAACCGGGCACGGGGACCAGGCGGGGGAAAGCCGGAACAATCACTCCCGCCCCGACAGGTTATCCTGGCAGCCAGCGGCATTCTATTACTGGCTTTTATTGTGTATCAGATCTTTGCCGGCTAAGGCCAGGCGGCAGCAACACACAAAAAGGCAACAGAGGGTGAGCAGCCGGAGGAGTGTCCTCCGGACTGCTTACCCTCTGTCAGCTTTCAGGAATGGGTTTCCCCCAACCGCGGGGTAA
- a CDS encoding metallophosphoesterase family protein has product MKAIVIADTHLKAPEKLAWLTSKHTDAGVIIHAGDYTGSSVLTFLQSQGPFFGAAGNADPEAIKLLLPEKQVLTLGSYQVGLYHGHGPGGTTPARAFRAFAGEQVDIIIFGHSHQPCIFTRSKILMLNPGSLTTKRQERWFSYIVLTLAPTGPTAQLIFDSRGRFS; this is encoded by the coding sequence ATGAAAGCAATCGTTATTGCCGACACCCATCTCAAAGCCCCGGAGAAGCTGGCCTGGCTGACCAGCAAGCATACTGACGCCGGGGTGATTATCCATGCCGGTGACTATACCGGCAGCTCTGTCCTGACATTTCTGCAAAGCCAGGGGCCTTTCTTCGGCGCCGCGGGCAACGCCGACCCGGAGGCAATAAAGCTTTTGCTGCCCGAGAAGCAGGTGCTGACACTGGGGTCCTACCAGGTTGGTCTGTATCACGGGCACGGACCAGGCGGCACGACGCCGGCCAGGGCGTTCCGGGCCTTTGCCGGCGAACAGGTAGATATTATCATCTTCGGCCACAGCCATCAGCCCTGCATATTCACCCGCAGCAAAATCCTCATGCTGAATCCGGGTTCCCTCACCACCAAACGCCAGGAAAGATGGTTTTCCTACATCGTACTCACCCTTGCGCCAACAGGCCCAACCGCCCAACTAATATTTGACTCAAGGGGACGGTTCTCATGA
- a CDS encoding NADP-dependent glyceraldehyde-3-phosphate dehydrogenase, producing the protein MGQNKLVNSFFPCETDIPEQYRIKQPIQQQEYLINGEIRRWEGPCQQVVSPIQVLREGTLQPVVLGCYPVLTEQEALAALDAAERAYDNGGGLWPTMSVEKRIRHMELFTRNMIAKREEVVKLLMWEIGKTLADSEKEFDRTVEYIRDTLEALKVLDRESSRFTIEEGILAQIRRAPLGVVLCMGPYNYPLNETFTTLIPALVMGNTVVFKPPKLGVLLHSPLLEAFRAAFPPGVVNTVYGSGQKVVGPIMRSGKINTLAFIGSSTVAVTLKQQHPKPHRLRSVLGLEAKNAAIVLADAALDQVVEETLAGSLAYNGQRCTALKILFVHNRIIDEFIKRFAGKVSSLKLGMPWEPGVKITPLPEPNKSRYLQELIEDAVKHGATVINPDGGTSAGSLFKPAVLYPVNEKMRVYSEEQFGPVVPIAGYDDIREPIQYIIDSNYGQQVSLFGTDADLMASLIDPLVNQVCRVNINSQCQRGPDRFPFTGRKDSAEGTLSVTDALRVFSIRTMVAAKMTPANKQLITDIVKGDKSKFLSTDFLL; encoded by the coding sequence TTGGGGCAGAACAAACTAGTTAACAGTTTTTTTCCCTGCGAAACCGATATCCCTGAGCAATACCGGATTAAGCAGCCTATCCAGCAGCAAGAGTACTTGATTAATGGCGAGATCAGACGGTGGGAAGGACCGTGCCAGCAAGTAGTCTCACCGATACAGGTACTGAGAGAGGGAACTCTTCAGCCGGTCGTGCTTGGCTGTTATCCTGTCCTGACTGAGCAGGAAGCCCTGGCGGCCCTGGACGCTGCGGAAAGAGCCTACGATAATGGCGGCGGGCTATGGCCTACGATGTCTGTGGAAAAAAGAATCCGCCACATGGAGCTTTTTACCCGCAATATGATTGCGAAGCGGGAAGAGGTTGTAAAACTGCTCATGTGGGAGATCGGGAAAACACTGGCAGACTCGGAAAAAGAATTTGACCGGACGGTAGAATACATCCGCGATACCCTGGAGGCACTCAAGGTCCTGGACCGGGAGTCTTCCCGCTTTACCATCGAAGAAGGCATTCTGGCCCAGATCAGGCGCGCCCCGCTGGGCGTGGTATTATGCATGGGACCCTATAATTATCCATTGAACGAGACCTTTACGACACTGATCCCGGCCCTGGTTATGGGCAATACCGTGGTTTTCAAACCGCCCAAGCTGGGAGTATTGCTGCATTCGCCACTGCTGGAGGCCTTCCGGGCTGCTTTTCCGCCCGGGGTTGTCAATACCGTATACGGGTCCGGACAAAAAGTGGTTGGACCGATCATGCGTTCAGGAAAAATCAACACGCTGGCCTTTATCGGCTCAAGCACGGTGGCCGTTACCCTGAAACAGCAGCACCCCAAACCGCACCGGTTGCGCAGTGTTCTGGGACTGGAGGCCAAAAACGCCGCCATTGTCCTGGCCGACGCGGCCCTGGACCAGGTCGTGGAGGAAACGCTGGCCGGCTCACTCGCCTATAACGGCCAGCGTTGTACAGCGCTAAAAATCCTGTTTGTCCATAACCGGATTATTGACGAATTCATTAAGCGCTTCGCCGGCAAAGTCAGCAGCCTCAAGCTCGGTATGCCGTGGGAACCGGGGGTCAAAATTACGCCGCTGCCTGAACCGAATAAAAGCAGGTATCTGCAAGAACTTATTGAAGATGCCGTTAAGCATGGGGCAACAGTAATCAATCCGGACGGCGGGACCAGTGCCGGCTCGCTGTTCAAGCCGGCGGTATTATATCCGGTGAATGAAAAAATGCGGGTATACAGCGAAGAACAGTTCGGACCGGTGGTACCGATTGCCGGTTATGATGATATCCGTGAACCTATACAGTATATTATCGACTCCAATTACGGCCAGCAGGTCAGCCTCTTCGGCACCGATGCCGATCTGATGGCCAGCCTCATTGACCCGCTGGTTAATCAGGTCTGCCGGGTAAACATCAACAGTCAGTGCCAGCGTGGCCCGGACCGGTTCCCCTTTACCGGCAGAAAGGATTCAGCCGAAGGCACATTATCTGTCACCGACGCGCTGCGGGTATTCTCGATCCGGACGATGGTGGCCGCAAAAATGACACCGGCCAATAAGCAATTAATTACCGATATTGTTAAAGGGGATAAATCAAAATTTTTATCGACAGATTTCCTGTTGTAG
- a CDS encoding alpha/beta fold hydrolase, which yields MLLYFVCLFMGVFSAIIRYRALIGEACLDDRKEGRYRRPEGDLLMICDVAFFTTNKVPLRYSNHIPEITLAYETYGELNPAKDNALLVIHGFSSGSHVAAHNTADVTGWWEWAVGPGKPLDTNRYFIVCANNFGGCFGSTGPVFPPPAIADIVFCQQQLQAELGIDRWYAVIGGSLGGMAVLEWLVSYPEKIQRAVCLNAGAKLSFIGQGLLDIQEEIIRAMPDNGLKLARRLANLSYVGEEFFTYQQSTNPDWQLGCFLKAEEDMFASGFNCDSYLGFLQAMRRYELKLRNSPLAACSFKPSVFLAGCVEDILFPVGIIEETNLQLGPFAAINKIIVNSKYGHDAFLMDELLYSRILRSFLS from the coding sequence ATGTTACTTTACTTTGTCTGTTTATTTATGGGAGTATTTTCAGCTATAATAAGATACAGGGCGTTGATAGGTGAAGCTTGCCTTGATGACAGGAAAGAGGGCAGATACAGGAGGCCGGAAGGTGATTTGCTTATGATTTGTGATGTTGCGTTTTTTACAACCAATAAAGTACCTTTACGTTACTCTAACCATATTCCGGAAATAACACTAGCTTATGAAACCTATGGGGAACTGAATCCGGCTAAAGACAATGCACTATTAGTGATTCATGGTTTTTCATCCGGCTCCCACGTTGCCGCCCATAATACTGCTGATGTGACAGGGTGGTGGGAATGGGCAGTTGGGCCGGGCAAGCCTTTGGATACGAACCGATATTTTATTGTTTGTGCCAATAATTTCGGCGGCTGTTTTGGCAGTACCGGGCCGGTATTTCCACCGCCTGCTATTGCCGACATCGTGTTTTGTCAGCAACAGTTGCAAGCCGAACTGGGAATTGATCGATGGTACGCTGTCATTGGTGGATCGCTTGGCGGTATGGCGGTACTTGAGTGGCTTGTTTCCTATCCGGAAAAGATTCAGCGGGCTGTGTGCCTTAATGCCGGTGCTAAATTATCGTTTATTGGACAAGGACTTTTGGATATTCAAGAAGAGATAATCAGAGCAATGCCAGACAACGGCTTAAAACTGGCCCGGCGTTTGGCTAATCTTTCTTATGTCGGTGAAGAATTTTTTACATATCAGCAGAGCACCAATCCTGATTGGCAGCTGGGTTGCTTTTTAAAAGCAGAGGAAGATATGTTTGCCTCCGGATTTAATTGTGATAGTTACCTGGGTTTCTTGCAGGCGATGCGGCGGTATGAGTTAAAGCTTCGCAATTCACCACTGGCTGCGTGTTCCTTTAAACCTAGCGTATTTCTGGCTGGGTGCGTGGAAGATATCTTGTTTCCGGTTGGGATTATTGAAGAAACAAATTTGCAGCTTGGCCCGTTCGCCGCAATAAACAAAATAATTGTGAACTCGAAGTATGGGCATGATGCTTTTTTAATGGATGAATTGCTTTATAGTAGAATTCTTAGGAGTTTTCTCTCTTAA